One window of the Pirellulales bacterium genome contains the following:
- a CDS encoding IS66 family transposase, giving the protein MATTSDELGGGGLGPPSYQQLLEENRQLKQQVQQLTRQVEQLTRQVEQLRRESKRQAAPFRKQDEPAAAAKKPGRKSGRRHGPHAHRGLPPRIDETYDVRLPAKCPHCGSRHLSETHVASQYQAEIPRQVKYRRFDMHVGVCDQCGRAVEGRHALQTSSARGAAASQLGPNVHALLAILNKQLGLSHGKSVKLLGTLFEGLAIARGTSARSIARTAKRCEPAYEQVRQDIRGSPQVVPDETGWRVGGRIAWLHAFVGRRETCYVIDPTRSRAPAEQLLGLDWSGTLVHDGWSVYDRFAHAAHQQCLGHLQRRCEQLLETASGGAGCLPRAVLGLIDRAYTLRRAWRGHRLSGDDLAERGLSLACELERLAQGRFTHEPNRRLAAHLLGHAMHWFWFLIDPTIDATNYRGEQAIRPAVVNRKVWGGNRTWRGARWQSILTTVLRTCEQRASKGFEFLLRTLCRPARQLLPA; this is encoded by the coding sequence ATGGCGACGACGAGCGATGAATTGGGTGGTGGTGGACTGGGCCCGCCGAGCTACCAGCAGCTGCTGGAAGAGAACCGACAGCTCAAACAGCAGGTTCAGCAATTGACTCGCCAAGTGGAGCAGTTGACCAGGCAGGTGGAACAGTTGCGCCGCGAAAGCAAACGCCAGGCCGCACCGTTTCGCAAGCAGGACGAACCTGCCGCGGCGGCGAAAAAGCCGGGCCGCAAGTCGGGTCGGCGACACGGCCCACATGCGCATCGTGGCCTGCCGCCGCGGATCGACGAAACCTACGACGTGCGGCTGCCGGCCAAGTGCCCGCACTGCGGCAGCCGCCACTTGAGTGAAACGCACGTCGCTTCCCAATACCAGGCGGAGATTCCACGCCAGGTCAAGTACCGGCGGTTCGACATGCACGTCGGCGTGTGCGACCAATGCGGCCGGGCCGTCGAAGGCCGCCATGCCTTGCAGACCAGTTCGGCCCGCGGCGCGGCGGCCAGCCAATTGGGGCCGAATGTCCACGCGCTGTTGGCCATCTTGAACAAACAGCTCGGCCTGTCGCACGGCAAGAGCGTGAAGCTGCTGGGCACGTTGTTCGAGGGACTGGCGATCGCGCGGGGCACTAGCGCGCGGTCGATCGCCCGCACGGCCAAGCGGTGCGAGCCCGCGTATGAGCAAGTGCGACAGGACATTCGCGGTTCGCCGCAGGTCGTGCCGGACGAAACCGGCTGGCGCGTCGGCGGCCGCATTGCCTGGTTGCACGCCTTCGTCGGCCGACGCGAGACATGTTACGTGATCGATCCGACGCGGAGCCGTGCACCGGCCGAGCAGTTGCTGGGGCTGGACTGGTCCGGCACCTTGGTGCACGACGGTTGGAGCGTGTATGACCGATTCGCGCACGCCGCGCATCAACAATGCCTCGGGCACTTGCAGCGGCGGTGCGAGCAACTCCTGGAAACTGCCAGCGGCGGCGCCGGGTGCTTGCCGCGCGCCGTGCTGGGCTTGATCGACCGGGCCTATACGCTGCGGCGCGCGTGGCGCGGCCATCGCCTCAGCGGCGACGATCTGGCCGAGCGAGGCCTGAGCTTGGCGTGTGAACTGGAACGGCTGGCGCAGGGACGGTTCACGCACGAGCCTAACCGGCGTTTGGCGGCGCATCTGTTGGGTCACGCCATGCATTGGTTCTGGTTCCTCATCGACCCCACGATAGACGCCACCAACTATCGCGGCGAACAAGCGATTCGCCCGGCGGTCGTGAACCGCAAGGTCTGGGGTGGCAACCGCACTTGGCGCGGCGCGCGGTGGCAAAGCATCCTGACCACAGTGCTCCGCACCTGCGAACAACGAGCGTCGAAGGGATTCGAGTTCCTGCTTCGCACCCTCTGTCGTCCCGCTCGCCAACTACTGCCCGCCTGA